The proteins below come from a single Streptomyces spongiicola genomic window:
- the sbnA gene encoding 2,3-diaminopropionate biosynthesis protein SbnA, with product MPEKTFPGILSTVGNTPLVAFEKLLPDLGSRVFGKIERFNPGGSIKDRSALGMLLAAIRSGNVEPGRSVIVESSSGNLAVGLAQICRYFGLRFICVVDGKTTGQNLAILKAFGAEVEVVTERDHLTGEFLPVRLRRVRELVDRIPDSYWPNQYTSLLNPKAHETTMREIEEALDGKVDFLFCSVSTFGTLRGCRDHIRARGLDTTIVAVDAMGSAIFGLESTQRLIPGHGASVVPPLMDASASDEVVHISDLECVTACRRLIDREAVLAGGSSGATVAALWKIRHRIPDGSNCVLIFPDGGDRYLDTIYSDSWVRENFGDVSYLWKD from the coding sequence ATGCCCGAGAAAACGTTCCCTGGCATTCTGTCGACCGTAGGAAATACCCCGCTCGTCGCATTCGAAAAACTGCTGCCGGACTTGGGCTCCCGCGTGTTCGGGAAGATCGAGAGATTCAATCCGGGGGGCAGCATCAAGGACCGTTCCGCGCTCGGCATGCTTCTCGCGGCCATCCGCAGCGGCAACGTGGAGCCGGGCCGTTCGGTGATCGTCGAGTCCAGCTCCGGAAATCTCGCCGTCGGACTCGCCCAGATCTGCCGGTACTTCGGACTGCGCTTTATCTGTGTGGTGGACGGCAAGACCACCGGGCAGAACCTCGCCATCCTCAAAGCCTTCGGCGCCGAGGTGGAGGTGGTGACCGAACGCGACCATCTGACGGGCGAGTTCCTGCCGGTCCGGCTGCGCCGGGTGCGCGAGCTGGTCGACCGGATACCGGACTCGTACTGGCCTAACCAATACACCAGCCTGCTCAACCCCAAGGCCCACGAGACGACCATGCGGGAGATCGAGGAGGCCCTGGACGGCAAAGTCGATTTCCTCTTCTGCTCGGTCAGCACCTTCGGCACCCTGCGCGGCTGCCGGGACCACATCAGAGCGCGCGGTCTGGACACCACGATCGTCGCCGTCGACGCGATGGGCAGCGCGATCTTCGGTCTGGAGTCCACCCAGCGCCTGATCCCGGGGCACGGCGCGTCCGTAGTACCGCCGCTGATGGATGCCTCGGCCTCCGACGAGGTGGTGCACATCTCCGACCTGGAGTGCGTCACCGCCTGCCGTCGGCTCATCGACCGGGAGGCGGTCCTCGCGGGCGGCTCGTCCGGTGCCACCGTGGCGGCGCTGTGGAAGATCAGGCACCGCATACCCGATGGCTCGAACTGCGTCCTCATCTTCCCGGACGGCGGCGACCGCTATCTCGACACCATCTACTCGGACTCCTGGGTGCGCGAGAACTTCGGCGACGTCTCATACCTGTGGAAGGACTGA
- the sbnB gene encoding 2,3-diaminopropionate biosynthesis protein SbnB yields the protein MLILRRTDVADVLSGRETEIIHLVADTYRLHDAGQTSLPHSTFLRFPEEHHRSDRIIGLPAYRGGERPAAGMKWIASFPGNVGAGTERASAAIVLNSLDHGRPVAFVEGAVVSAKRTAASAALAAAELTAKRPPVSVLLVGCGVINLEILRFLAAALPGLREAALYDTDPERAEAFADSCAEAAPEVKAHPVTDLAAALGEHRLVSLATTAATPHMDLTACGPDTTVLHVSLRDLTAGAILGAVNVVDDTDHVCRERTSLDMAQQATGNRDFVAAEIGALLRGTATLRRVPERPVVYSPFGLGVLDIALAEYVREEAERRGLGVRVEDFLPA from the coding sequence ATGCTGATCCTCCGGCGCACCGATGTGGCGGACGTGCTGTCCGGCCGGGAGACGGAGATCATCCACCTCGTCGCCGACACCTACCGGCTGCACGACGCCGGGCAGACGTCCCTGCCGCACTCGACGTTCCTGCGCTTCCCCGAGGAGCACCACCGCAGCGACCGGATCATCGGCCTGCCGGCTTACCGCGGCGGTGAGCGCCCGGCGGCCGGGATGAAGTGGATCGCCTCCTTCCCGGGCAACGTCGGCGCCGGCACCGAGCGTGCAAGTGCCGCCATCGTGCTCAACTCCCTCGATCACGGCCGACCGGTCGCGTTCGTTGAGGGCGCCGTGGTCTCGGCCAAGCGCACTGCCGCGAGCGCGGCGCTCGCGGCTGCGGAGCTCACCGCCAAGCGGCCCCCGGTCTCCGTGCTGCTGGTCGGCTGCGGCGTGATCAACCTGGAGATCCTGCGCTTCCTGGCCGCCGCCCTGCCCGGGCTGCGCGAGGCCGCCCTGTACGACACCGACCCTGAACGCGCCGAGGCGTTCGCCGACAGCTGTGCCGAGGCCGCGCCCGAGGTGAAGGCCCACCCGGTGACCGACCTGGCGGCGGCCCTCGGCGAGCACCGGCTGGTGTCGCTGGCCACCACCGCCGCCACCCCGCACATGGACCTGACCGCATGCGGCCCGGACACCACCGTGCTGCACGTCTCGCTGCGCGACCTGACGGCCGGGGCGATTCTCGGCGCGGTCAACGTGGTCGACGACACCGACCACGTCTGTCGCGAGCGCACCTCCCTCGACATGGCCCAACAGGCCACTGGGAACAGGGACTTCGTCGCCGCCGAGATCGGCGCGCTGCTGCGCGGCACCGCGACCCTGCGCCGCGTCCCGGAACGGCCCGTCGTCTACTCCCCGTTCGGCCTCGGTGTGCTGGACATCGCGCTGGCCGAGTACGTGCGCGAGGAGGCCGAACGGCGCGGGCTGGGCGTCCGCGTCGAGGACTTCCTGCCGGCCTGA
- a CDS encoding condensation domain-containing protein has translation MLMSTGQEALWLAHRIDPDSSAYNVVLAVRLRDRVDTEVLQRALTALVERHELLRSRFPATDEGPVRLLMAPESVRLEVREVPDTDEESLFRLAQWAGEEPFRIMESGAFRAVLLRRAPDDAVLVTATHHLVSDATSQWLLVRDLFAEYGARTGQGAPVAPPGAVTPWDEQVCAERDFVASPRGQRAAAYWQGMCAGLRAAELPTDRPRPAQRTLNGATHEVRLDTATARRLRGAAADRGLTPFAWLLGTFQSALHRSGAGDGFLIGCPATTRFAPGTREAVGYYVNALPVVGRFTSAMTLLEVVESAQRQLRTGMAHARHPVELLDGGPSRGPLFRISCTLVATDRLPVPGLYEGPVRLGGLRAELCDVPQQEGQLDLTVEVLQGADGFRAVLRYNTDLFDAATMERFGDTWRRLLDTSLDTPGTRVADVSLVAHDDLAFLLALGSGSA, from the coding sequence ATGCTCATGTCCACCGGCCAGGAGGCGCTCTGGCTCGCCCACCGGATCGACCCGGACAGCTCCGCGTACAACGTCGTCCTCGCGGTACGGCTTCGTGACCGCGTCGACACCGAGGTCCTGCAGCGGGCGCTGACCGCACTCGTCGAACGGCACGAACTGCTGCGCTCCCGCTTCCCCGCCACCGACGAGGGGCCCGTACGGCTGCTCATGGCGCCCGAGTCGGTGCGGCTCGAGGTGCGGGAGGTGCCGGACACCGACGAGGAGAGTTTGTTCCGGCTCGCCCAGTGGGCGGGCGAGGAGCCGTTCCGCATCATGGAGTCTGGGGCGTTCCGCGCGGTGCTGCTGCGCCGGGCGCCCGACGACGCGGTGCTGGTCACCGCCACCCACCATCTGGTCAGCGACGCCACCTCACAGTGGTTGCTGGTGCGCGACCTGTTCGCCGAGTACGGCGCCCGCACCGGGCAGGGCGCACCCGTCGCCCCGCCCGGTGCGGTGACGCCTTGGGACGAACAGGTGTGTGCCGAGCGGGACTTCGTCGCCTCGCCGCGCGGGCAGCGGGCCGCCGCGTACTGGCAGGGCATGTGCGCCGGGCTCCGGGCGGCGGAGCTGCCCACCGACCGGCCGCGGCCGGCGCAGCGCACCCTCAACGGTGCCACCCATGAGGTGAGGCTGGACACGGCGACGGCGCGACGGCTGCGGGGAGCGGCCGCGGATCGCGGCCTCACGCCGTTCGCGTGGCTGCTCGGCACTTTCCAGTCCGCCCTGCACCGTTCCGGCGCCGGCGACGGCTTCCTCATCGGCTGCCCGGCCACCACACGGTTCGCGCCCGGCACCCGGGAGGCGGTCGGCTACTACGTCAACGCGCTGCCGGTCGTCGGGCGGTTCACGTCCGCGATGACGCTGCTGGAGGTCGTCGAGTCGGCGCAGCGGCAGCTGCGCACCGGGATGGCACACGCCCGCCATCCCGTCGAGTTGCTGGACGGCGGGCCCTCGCGCGGGCCGCTGTTCCGGATCTCCTGCACGTTGGTGGCCACGGACCGGCTGCCGGTTCCCGGGCTGTACGAGGGGCCGGTGCGGCTCGGCGGACTGCGGGCCGAACTGTGCGACGTGCCGCAGCAGGAGGGGCAGCTCGACCTGACCGTGGAGGTGCTCCAGGGCGCCGACGGCTTCCGGGCGGTGCTGCGCTACAACACCGACTTGTTCGACGCGGCCACGATGGAACGGTTCGGGGACACCTGGCGCCGCCTGCTCGACACCTCCCTCGACACGCCCGGCACCCGCGTGGCCGACGTCTCCCTCGTCGCCCACGACGACCTGGCCTTCCTGCTCGCACTGGGGTCGGGGTCGGCATGA
- a CDS encoding acyl-CoA dehydrogenase family protein codes for MTALPTTSATEVRADGARRDTALERLDRLETLLGDPYDPANPLGEAAVLGADERGELPADGERALAAYGLGAEFAPAALGGRFERADRFALLMRAIFRRDCSLGIGHGVTSFIAGLPIWSDGSPEQQQRAADLLCGGGRIVAAYTELDHGSDFTRISLAAGPAADGGYLLDGGKQLVNNIGRAEAAVLFARTDERPGSRGHSHLLVDLDALPAGHVDRTARYPTSGGRGCLLGGARFDSCPVPAAALLGEEGGAMETVLKVFQVTRCVLPGMVVGVGDSQLRTVLAFAGERQLYGAPVSALPLPRSVLTDAFVDLLICDALSMVAARTLHLRPAEASVRAAAVKYLVPKLLQENSYRLGVVLGARSYLREGPYAAFQKAARDLPVVALAHASGAVCLANIVPQLPRLAERAWQPALDARTSGPDGDEALFRLHDPLPSLDFGRLELTTRGADGLAGRLPLFARDLARQAATRPELAELAGLAGEFSDTLADLARRSAALPPLERTPVAGRRSFLLAERYVLLLAAAACLGVWRTARRSDGFLADPLWVTAALHRLAGRLGPRRGPLPQAAAGALFDELSARHDDARTFDLFRTRLALRAVPVKGVAP; via the coding sequence ATGACGGCCCTGCCGACCACGAGCGCCACGGAGGTCCGCGCGGACGGCGCCCGGCGTGACACCGCCCTGGAACGCCTCGACCGCTTGGAGACCCTGCTCGGCGACCCGTACGACCCCGCCAACCCGCTCGGCGAAGCGGCCGTCCTCGGCGCCGACGAGCGCGGCGAGCTGCCCGCGGACGGCGAGCGTGCGCTGGCCGCGTACGGGCTGGGGGCCGAGTTCGCGCCGGCCGCGCTCGGCGGCCGCTTCGAGCGTGCCGACCGGTTCGCGCTGCTGATGCGGGCGATCTTCCGCCGGGACTGTTCCCTGGGCATCGGCCACGGCGTCACCAGCTTCATCGCGGGTCTGCCGATCTGGTCGGACGGCAGCCCCGAGCAGCAGCAGCGGGCGGCCGATCTACTGTGCGGCGGTGGCCGGATCGTCGCCGCCTACACCGAGCTCGACCACGGCAGCGACTTCACTCGGATCTCGCTCGCCGCGGGCCCCGCGGCCGACGGCGGCTATCTCCTCGACGGCGGCAAGCAACTCGTCAACAACATCGGCCGGGCCGAGGCCGCCGTGCTCTTCGCCCGCACCGACGAACGGCCCGGCAGCCGCGGCCACTCGCATCTGCTGGTCGACCTCGACGCCCTGCCCGCGGGGCACGTCGACCGCACCGCCCGCTATCCCACCTCCGGGGGCCGCGGCTGCCTGCTGGGGGGCGCACGGTTCGACTCCTGCCCCGTCCCGGCCGCCGCCCTGCTCGGCGAGGAGGGCGGCGCCATGGAGACCGTACTGAAGGTCTTCCAGGTGACCCGCTGTGTGCTGCCCGGCATGGTCGTCGGCGTCGGTGACAGCCAGCTGCGCACGGTCCTCGCCTTCGCCGGGGAACGCCAGCTGTACGGGGCCCCGGTGAGCGCGCTGCCGCTGCCCCGCTCGGTGCTCACTGACGCCTTCGTGGACCTGCTGATCTGTGACGCGCTGTCCATGGTCGCCGCCCGCACCCTGCACCTGCGTCCCGCCGAGGCGAGCGTGCGCGCGGCGGCGGTGAAGTACCTCGTGCCCAAGCTGCTCCAGGAGAACTCCTACCGGCTCGGCGTGGTGCTGGGCGCCCGCAGCTACCTACGCGAAGGGCCGTACGCGGCGTTCCAGAAGGCGGCGCGCGACCTGCCCGTGGTGGCGCTGGCCCACGCCAGCGGCGCGGTGTGCCTCGCGAACATCGTCCCGCAGCTGCCCCGGCTCGCCGAGCGCGCCTGGCAGCCCGCGCTGGACGCCCGCACCAGCGGGCCGGACGGCGACGAGGCCCTGTTCCGCCTGCACGACCCGCTGCCCTCGCTCGACTTCGGCAGACTGGAGCTGACCACGCGCGGGGCCGACGGCCTGGCCGGCCGGCTTCCGCTGTTCGCCCGGGACCTGGCCAGGCAGGCGGCCACCCGTCCCGAGCTAGCCGAACTCGCCGGTTTGGCCGGCGAGTTCAGTGACACGCTGGCCGACCTGGCGCGCCGCAGTGCCGCCCTGCCGCCGCTGGAGCGGACCCCGGTCGCCGGTCGCCGCTCCTTCCTGCTGGCCGAGCGGTACGTGCTGCTGCTCGCGGCCGCCGCCTGCCTGGGCGTCTGGCGTACGGCGCGGCGCTCCGACGGTTTCCTCGCCGACCCGCTGTGGGTCACGGCGGCGCTGCACCGGCTCGCCGGGCGGCTCGGCCCGCGCCGCGGGCCGCTGCCCCAGGCCGCCGCCGGGGCGCTATTCGACGAGTTGTCCGCTCGCCACGACGACGCCCGCACCTTCGACCTGTTCCGCACCCGGCTCGCCCTGCGGGCCGTACCCGTCAAGGGAGTTGCCCCATGA
- a CDS encoding MbtH family protein — protein MTTEQTEGSRQRVVFNDEEQYSLWPVGRELPAGWHAEGTEGSREECLARIAEVWTDMRPLSLRRRMDESSAA, from the coding sequence ATGACCACCGAGCAAACCGAAGGCTCCCGCCAGCGCGTGGTGTTCAACGACGAGGAGCAGTACTCGCTGTGGCCCGTCGGGCGGGAGCTGCCCGCCGGCTGGCACGCCGAGGGCACCGAGGGCTCCCGAGAGGAGTGCCTGGCCCGGATCGCCGAGGTGTGGACCGACATGCGCCCGCTGAGCCTGCGCCGCCGCATGGACGAGTCCTCCGCGGCCTGA
- a CDS encoding acyl carrier protein produces the protein MTEATVTDIATDDTSATPDPVTSPQAIRSWLVDRVAYYLERTPADIDAGAELAGLGLDSVYALTLCGDVEDRFDLVVEPTMAWDHPTIDAITGHLATELAR, from the coding sequence ATGACCGAAGCTACCGTCACCGACATCGCGACCGACGATACATCGGCCACCCCAGACCCCGTCACCTCGCCGCAGGCCATCCGCAGCTGGCTCGTCGACCGGGTCGCCTACTACCTCGAACGTACCCCGGCCGACATCGACGCGGGCGCCGAACTCGCCGGGCTGGGCCTGGACTCCGTGTACGCCCTGACCCTGTGCGGCGACGTCGAGGACCGTTTCGACCTCGTCGTGGAGCCCACCATGGCCTGGGACCACCCGACCATCGACGCGATCACCGGCCACCTGGCCACCGAGCTGGCCCGCTAG